One genomic window of Methanosarcina acetivorans C2A includes the following:
- a CDS encoding type II toxin-antitoxin system prevent-host-death family antitoxin gives MTVAHEQYVVNENGERVAIILPIEEYEKMKEDLHDLAIVAERRNEKTISFEEMKRIL, from the coding sequence GTGACCGTTGCGCATGAACAATACGTGGTTAATGAAAATGGGGAAAGAGTGGCTATTATTCTTCCTATAGAGGAATATGAAAAAATGAAAGAGGATCTCCACGATCTGGCTATCGTTGCAGAAAGACGTAACGAGAAAACTATTAGTTTTGAAGAGATGAAAAGAATATTATAA
- a CDS encoding type VII toxin-antitoxin system MntA family adenylyltransferase antitoxin has product MGLQTKKVKKEFLCKLLPEFFKSREYVELAYLFGSTAEGTEGPLSDIDIAVYLSGKLTKGERIEKRLELMGELSSFLQTDHVDLLVMNDASPVINFEVIRPNVPLFVRNEDLKLDVEQQVMSRYLDRKYHEDFLNRKLLKRIRERY; this is encoded by the coding sequence ATGGGTCTTCAAACGAAAAAGGTAAAGAAAGAGTTTCTGTGTAAGCTGCTTCCGGAATTTTTTAAGTCACGGGAATATGTAGAACTTGCATACCTCTTCGGTTCGACAGCCGAAGGCACAGAAGGGCCGTTGAGTGATATTGATATAGCTGTGTACCTTTCCGGTAAACTTACAAAAGGAGAACGGATAGAAAAGCGCCTGGAACTCATGGGAGAACTTTCATCTTTCCTTCAGACCGATCATGTAGACCTTCTTGTGATGAATGATGCTTCACCTGTTATTAATTTTGAAGTCATAAGACCCAATGTGCCGTTATTTGTTAGAAACGAAGACCTGAAACTGGATGTGGAACAGCAAGTAATGTCCAGATACTTGGACCGGAAATATCATGAAGATTTTTTGAACAGGAAGTTGCTGAAAAGAATCAGAGAGAGATATTGA